The region GTGATCAAGCATCATCAGATGATTTTCGCGGCCGATTCCAGATTTTTTGTAGCCGCCGAATGCAGCATGTGCAGGATATTGATGGTAACAGTTTGTCCATACACGTCCCGCCTCAATACCGCGTCCGAAACGATATGCGGTATTAATGTTCCGGGTCCACACGCCTGCACCCAGTCCATATAACGTATCATTGGCGATTTCCATAGCCTCTTCATCATCTTTAAAAGTAGTGACCGACAATACCGGCCCGAAAATTTCTTCCTGGAAAACACGCATTTTATTGTCACCTTTAAAAATGGTTGGCTCGATATAGTAGCCTTCAGCCATCTCACCGTCAAGCTTGTTCACGTTCCCGCCGACAAGCACTTCTGCACCTTCTTGCTTTCCGATATCCAGATATGATTTGATTTTTTCCATCTGTTCTATAGACGCCTGTGCACCCATCATTGTATCGGTATCAAGCGGATGACCGATTTTGATTTGATTTACCCGCTCAATTGCCCGCTCCATGAATTCATCATATATTGATTCATGAACGAGAGCCCTGGAAGGACACGTACATACTTCTCCTTGATTCAGAGCAAACATAACGAGACCTTCGATTGTTTTATCCAGAAATCCATCATCCTTGTCCATGACATCTGAAAAGAAAATGTTCGGCGACTTACCACCCAGCTCCAATGTTACCGGAATGATGTTCTCGGATGCATATTGCATAATTAGCCGGCCTGTCGTTGTTTCACCTGTAAAGGCAATTTTGGAAATACCACTGTTCGATGCCAGCGGTTTCCCGGCTTCCACACCAAAGCCGTTAACAATGTTCAAAACACCTTTTGGCAATAAATCCTTAATCAAATCAAGCAAAACATGAATCGATACCGGTGTCTGTTCCGCCGGTTTCAGCACAACACAGTTTCCGGTTGCAAGAGCTGGTGCAAGTTTCCATGTTGCCATCAATATCGGAAAGTTCCATGGAATAATTTGTCCGACAACCCCAAGCGGCTCATGGAAATGATACGCAACAGTGTCATTATCAATCTGGCTGATGCCGCCTTCCTGTGCACGGATTGCCCCCGCGAAATAGCGGAAATGATCGATTGCAAGTGGTATATCCGCATTCAAACATTCCCGGACCGCTTTTCCATTATCCCACGTTTCGGCAACGGCAAGTGTTTCCAGATTCGCTTCCATCCGGTCGGCAATTTTAT is a window of Virgibacillus ihumii DNA encoding:
- the adh gene encoding aldehyde dehydrogenase → MRYENPNTDGAKVSFQERYDNFIGGGNRPPANGKYFENVSPVTGKVFCELARSTKEDVEAAVEAAHAAKDAWGKTSVAERANILNKIADRMEANLETLAVAETWDNGKAVRECLNADIPLAIDHFRYFAGAIRAQEGGISQIDNDTVAYHFHEPLGVVGQIIPWNFPILMATWKLAPALATGNCVVLKPAEQTPVSIHVLLDLIKDLLPKGVLNIVNGFGVEAGKPLASNSGISKIAFTGETTTGRLIMQYASENIIPVTLELGGKSPNIFFSDVMDKDDGFLDKTIEGLVMFALNQGEVCTCPSRALVHESIYDEFMERAIERVNQIKIGHPLDTDTMMGAQASIEQMEKIKSYLDIGKQEGAEVLVGGNVNKLDGEMAEGYYIEPTIFKGDNKMRVFQEEIFGPVLSVTTFKDDEEAMEIANDTLYGLGAGVWTRNINTAYRFGRGIEAGRVWTNCYHQYPAHAAFGGYKKSGIGRENHLMMLDHYQQTKNLLISYSEGAAGFF